One Tunturibacter gelidoferens genomic region harbors:
- the murD gene encoding UDP-N-acetylmuramoyl-L-alanine--D-glutamate ligase, whose translation MDLKNKRVLVVGLGKSGLSAAMFLRGLGARVTVSDTRSAVALAQEIPALLEAGIMVESGGHGLLTFRRQDLIVVSPGVPMDTPEVKQVVAFGLTVIGELELASRYLQGQVVAITGSNGKTTTTTLVGKILSDAGLPTQVGGNIGLPVIDLVAKSTPETVNVLEVSSFQLETIEEFHPRIAVILNITPDHLDRHGSFEKYVAAKERIFERQGAGDALVLNGDDRVTQMCAARAKSEVFWFSGTKAVRRGAFVRDGVIVWVEKEGGVTEPVMPVSEVHLKGAHNIENVLAAVCVARLAKVSAESIRASVATFTAVEHRLEMVRKLNGVEFYNDSKATNVDATMKAVASFSKGIHLILGGKDKDSDYGLMAELLKERVKAVYTIGSAAEKVEHQLHGVVKMVAAGTLEIAVAEAAKAAVAGDVVLLSPACSSFDQFENYEHRGRVFRQLVNELI comes from the coding sequence ATGGATTTGAAGAATAAGCGGGTATTGGTTGTGGGGCTGGGGAAATCCGGCTTGTCGGCGGCGATGTTTCTGCGTGGGCTGGGGGCCCGGGTGACGGTGAGCGATACGCGGAGTGCGGTGGCGCTGGCGCAGGAGATTCCTGCGTTGCTGGAGGCGGGGATCATGGTTGAGTCCGGCGGGCATGGGCTTCTGACGTTTCGGCGGCAGGATCTGATTGTGGTATCGCCGGGTGTGCCGATGGATACGCCTGAGGTGAAGCAGGTTGTTGCGTTTGGTCTGACGGTGATTGGGGAGCTGGAGCTGGCGAGTCGCTATCTGCAGGGGCAGGTGGTGGCGATTACCGGGTCGAATGGGAAGACAACGACTACGACGTTGGTGGGAAAGATCCTCAGCGATGCAGGTTTGCCGACGCAGGTGGGTGGGAATATTGGTCTGCCGGTTATTGATCTGGTGGCGAAGAGCACGCCGGAGACGGTGAATGTGCTGGAGGTGTCGAGCTTCCAACTGGAGACCATTGAGGAGTTTCATCCGCGGATTGCGGTGATCCTGAACATCACGCCAGACCATCTGGATCGACATGGCAGCTTCGAGAAGTATGTGGCGGCGAAGGAGCGAATCTTCGAGCGGCAGGGCGCTGGAGACGCGCTGGTGTTGAATGGGGATGATCGCGTGACGCAGATGTGTGCGGCGCGGGCGAAGAGCGAGGTGTTCTGGTTCAGTGGGACGAAGGCAGTTCGACGCGGCGCGTTTGTAAGGGATGGCGTGATTGTGTGGGTGGAGAAGGAGGGCGGAGTGACCGAGCCGGTGATGCCGGTTTCGGAGGTGCATCTGAAGGGTGCGCACAACATCGAGAATGTGTTGGCGGCAGTTTGCGTGGCGCGGTTGGCGAAGGTTTCGGCGGAGAGTATTCGGGCTTCGGTGGCGACATTTACGGCTGTGGAGCACAGGCTGGAAATGGTCAGGAAGCTGAATGGGGTGGAGTTCTATAACGACTCGAAGGCGACGAATGTGGATGCGACGATGAAGGCTGTAGCTTCGTTCAGCAAAGGGATTCACCTGATTCTAGGCGGGAAGGATAAAGACTCGGACTATGGGTTGATGGCCGAGTTGCTGAAAGAGAGAGTTAAGGCTGTTTATACGATTGGTTCGGCAGCAGAAAAGGTTGAGCACCAGCTGCATGGAGTCGTGAAGATGGTGGCAGCGGGAACGTTGGAGATTGCGGTGGCCGAGGCGGCGAAGGCTGCGGTGGCTGGTGATGTAGTGCTGCTGTCGCCTGCCTGTTCGAGCTTTGACCAGTTTGAGAACTATGAGCATCGCGGCCGCGTGTTCCGGCAGTTGGTGAACGAACTAATTTAG
- the ftsW gene encoding putative lipid II flippase FtsW, producing the protein MAKRVGVDKWLFGVVLLLVLFGLVMVFSASAVMAQSSLGSPYPYVMKQAIWAVLGLIALVALMQVDYRTYNNPKVVFPAVAVTMLMLIGVFAMKDSHATHRWVRFGNLFTFQPSELAKPVLVLFLAYFLQTRIHQMDDWRGTILRAVAVPLAFTALILKEPDLGTGMVCMAVTALMLYLAGAKTKYFAVGAAFAAPVLYFMLFHVAFRRARMLAFVNPEADPRGTGFHILQSLIAVGTGGIRGLGLMEGRQKLFYLPEVQTDFIFANICEELGLIGALLVVGLFVALGYRGLRAAFLSTDPFARFLAFGLTTAILIQAFFNMSVVLALLPTKGIPLPFISSGGTSIFITLASIGVLLNITREID; encoded by the coding sequence ATGGCGAAGAGAGTTGGGGTGGACAAGTGGCTCTTCGGAGTGGTGCTGCTGCTGGTGCTGTTTGGGCTGGTGATGGTGTTTTCTGCGTCTGCGGTGATGGCGCAGTCGAGTCTCGGGTCTCCTTATCCTTATGTGATGAAGCAGGCGATCTGGGCCGTGTTGGGGCTGATTGCGCTGGTTGCGTTGATGCAGGTGGACTATCGGACTTATAACAATCCCAAGGTGGTGTTTCCTGCGGTTGCGGTGACAATGCTGATGTTGATCGGCGTGTTTGCGATGAAGGACTCGCATGCGACGCATCGCTGGGTTCGGTTTGGGAACCTGTTTACGTTTCAACCTTCGGAGCTGGCTAAGCCTGTGCTGGTGTTGTTTCTTGCTTATTTTTTGCAGACTCGAATCCACCAGATGGACGACTGGAGGGGAACGATTCTGCGGGCGGTTGCGGTGCCGCTGGCGTTTACGGCTTTGATCTTGAAGGAGCCGGATCTGGGGACCGGCATGGTCTGCATGGCGGTTACGGCGTTGATGCTGTATCTGGCCGGAGCGAAGACGAAGTACTTTGCGGTCGGTGCGGCGTTTGCGGCTCCTGTTCTTTACTTCATGCTGTTTCATGTTGCGTTTCGACGGGCGCGGATGCTGGCGTTTGTGAATCCTGAGGCTGATCCCCGCGGGACCGGGTTTCACATTCTTCAGTCGTTGATTGCGGTTGGGACGGGTGGGATTCGCGGGCTCGGGTTGATGGAGGGGCGGCAGAAGTTGTTCTATCTGCCAGAGGTTCAGACGGACTTTATCTTTGCGAATATCTGCGAAGAGCTGGGACTGATTGGGGCGCTGCTGGTGGTTGGATTGTTTGTTGCGCTCGGGTATCGTGGGCTGCGGGCGGCGTTTCTTTCGACCGATCCGTTTGCGCGGTTTCTTGCGTTCGGGCTGACGACTGCGATTCTGATCCAGGCCTTCTTCAATATGAGCGTGGTGCTGGCACTGCTGCCGACGAAGGGTATTCCGCTTCCGTTCATCTCTTCGGGGGGCACTTCGATCTTTATTACGCTGGCGAGCATCGGTGTGCTGTTGAATATCACGCGCGAGATCGATTGA
- the mraY gene encoding phospho-N-acetylmuramoyl-pentapeptide-transferase, protein MLYWLLYQKLFPYFRLFRIFRYLTFRTVFASLTALLIGLLIGPYVIEKLREFQIGQYIREEGPQSHQKKSGTPTMGGVLICISILVPTLMWSDLSNPYVWLVMLSTLAFGAIGFADDYIKVVHRQNQGLTARAKLGLQFVVSAAVAATLVVMEIRGGYSTRLMVPFAKRFRPDLVWEWMGHIPHMHWLVFLPFVVFVMIVIAGASNSVNLTDGLDGLAIGCTIIAAGALTVLTYVSGHVVFSDYLELQRMPMVSELTVFCGSMVGASIGFLWYNAHPAEIFMGDVGSLALGGAIGTVAVVIKQELLLPFIGGVFILEAVSVMLQVGSYKLRNGKRIFKMAPLHHHFELMGWSESKVIARFWILALVFALFALTTLKLR, encoded by the coding sequence TTGCTCTATTGGTTGCTGTACCAGAAGCTGTTCCCTTACTTTCGGCTGTTTCGCATCTTCCGATATCTGACGTTTCGTACAGTGTTTGCGAGCCTTACGGCGCTGCTGATCGGTTTACTGATTGGCCCGTATGTGATCGAGAAGCTGCGCGAGTTTCAGATTGGGCAGTATATCCGGGAAGAGGGACCTCAGTCGCACCAAAAGAAGAGCGGGACGCCGACGATGGGCGGGGTGTTGATCTGTATCTCGATTTTGGTGCCGACGTTGATGTGGTCTGATCTTTCGAATCCTTATGTCTGGCTGGTGATGTTGTCCACGCTTGCGTTTGGGGCGATCGGATTTGCGGATGACTATATCAAGGTTGTGCATCGACAAAACCAGGGACTGACGGCGAGGGCGAAGCTCGGTCTGCAATTTGTGGTGAGCGCCGCAGTGGCGGCAACGCTGGTTGTGATGGAGATTCGCGGCGGCTACTCGACCCGGCTGATGGTGCCGTTTGCAAAACGATTCAGGCCGGATCTGGTGTGGGAGTGGATGGGGCACATTCCGCACATGCACTGGCTGGTTTTTTTGCCGTTCGTGGTCTTTGTGATGATCGTGATCGCGGGTGCAAGCAATTCGGTGAATCTGACCGACGGACTGGATGGGCTGGCGATCGGATGTACGATCATTGCGGCCGGGGCTCTCACGGTTCTGACCTACGTGAGTGGGCATGTGGTGTTTTCGGATTATCTGGAGCTGCAACGGATGCCGATGGTGAGCGAACTCACGGTATTTTGTGGGTCGATGGTGGGAGCAAGCATTGGGTTCCTTTGGTACAACGCTCATCCGGCTGAGATTTTCATGGGAGACGTTGGTAGTCTTGCGCTCGGTGGGGCAATTGGGACGGTGGCGGTTGTGATCAAGCAGGAGTTGTTGCTGCCGTTTATTGGCGGTGTTTTCATTCTTGAGGCGGTGAGCGTGATGCTGCAGGTGGGGAGCTACAAGCTGAGGAATGGAAAGCGCATCTTCAAGATGGCTCCGCTACATCATCATTTTGAGTTGATGGGCTGGTCGGAGTCGAAGGTGATTGCGCGGTTTTGGATTCTGGCGCTGGTGTTTGCTTTGTTCGCGTTGACTACTTTGAAGCTGCGATGA
- a CDS encoding UDP-N-acetylmuramoyl-tripeptide--D-alanyl-D-alanine ligase, producing the protein MKLTLGKIADWIHADGEFDTSSEAVGYGIDSRTIGGGELFFAVRGERLDGHEYVQAALANGAVAAVVSNRWVVPAEVDERRLLRVAECDDCVLRALQQLAHAVRSEWGGRVIGVTGSAGKTTTKEAVAQVLGAKFKVLKSAGNLNNAFGLPLQLLKLERKHEVAVIEMGMNHAGEIAALAQIAEPDWAVVSNVGPVHLEFFPEGLIGIARAKYELIEALPADGIAILNFDDAYVAAFGRGLDRRAVFYGFGEGAGVRAVNVAEVGAEGVVFTVEAKGQRASVQLKMLGRHNIPNALAAIAAGLQSGMELAECAAVVGELRAGDKRGEVLEWRGATLINDCYNSNPTALNAMIDALVAIPAERHIVVAGEMLELGPDSAALHAACGARMKERGVDFVLGVRGAAESIVRAARAGGVETLFVTTPEEAGEWLVANVRAGDVVLLKASRGVRLEKALTVLAGKPGDASKSNSI; encoded by the coding sequence GTGAAGCTGACCTTGGGGAAGATTGCTGACTGGATTCATGCGGATGGCGAGTTTGATACCTCGTCCGAAGCGGTGGGGTATGGAATTGACTCGCGAACGATTGGTGGCGGAGAGCTTTTCTTTGCAGTTCGCGGCGAGAGACTCGACGGGCATGAGTACGTTCAAGCGGCGCTCGCGAATGGAGCGGTGGCTGCTGTGGTGAGTAATCGATGGGTTGTGCCGGCTGAAGTGGATGAGAGGCGACTGCTGCGCGTGGCAGAGTGCGACGATTGTGTGTTGCGGGCGCTGCAGCAATTGGCTCATGCGGTGCGAAGCGAGTGGGGCGGGAGAGTGATTGGAGTGACCGGGTCGGCCGGGAAGACTACGACCAAGGAGGCTGTGGCACAGGTTCTGGGAGCGAAGTTCAAGGTGTTGAAGTCAGCCGGCAACCTGAACAACGCGTTTGGTCTGCCGTTGCAGCTTCTGAAGCTGGAGCGGAAGCATGAGGTCGCGGTGATCGAGATGGGTATGAACCATGCGGGAGAGATTGCTGCGCTGGCACAGATTGCCGAGCCGGATTGGGCCGTTGTGTCGAACGTGGGGCCGGTGCATCTCGAGTTCTTTCCGGAGGGGCTGATTGGAATTGCACGGGCGAAGTATGAGTTGATTGAGGCGCTGCCTGCAGATGGTATAGCGATTCTGAACTTCGACGACGCTTACGTAGCGGCGTTTGGCCGTGGGTTGGATAGACGCGCGGTGTTTTACGGGTTTGGTGAGGGAGCAGGGGTAAGAGCTGTCAACGTCGCTGAAGTAGGCGCGGAGGGCGTGGTATTTACGGTGGAGGCGAAGGGGCAGCGCGCGAGTGTGCAGTTGAAGATGTTGGGACGGCACAACATCCCTAATGCGTTGGCTGCGATTGCTGCAGGCCTGCAAAGCGGGATGGAGTTAGCGGAGTGCGCGGCGGTGGTCGGCGAACTGAGGGCAGGGGATAAGCGTGGGGAGGTTCTGGAGTGGCGCGGGGCGACGCTGATCAATGACTGCTATAACTCCAATCCGACGGCGCTTAACGCGATGATCGATGCGTTGGTGGCGATTCCGGCGGAGAGGCATATTGTGGTTGCGGGGGAGATGTTGGAACTTGGTCCGGATTCGGCTGCGCTACATGCTGCGTGCGGTGCGCGGATGAAGGAACGCGGGGTGGATTTTGTGCTCGGAGTGCGCGGTGCGGCCGAATCCATTGTAAGGGCGGCCAGGGCAGGCGGCGTGGAAACATTATTTGTAACAACTCCCGAGGAAGCGGGTGAGTGGCTGGTTGCGAATGTGCGCGCGGGCGACGTAGTGTTGTTGAAGGCTTCTCGGGGCGTGCGTTTGGAGAAAGCTTTGACAGTATTAGCGGGAAAGCCTGGTGACGCATCGAAATCAAACAGCATCTGA
- the murG gene encoding undecaprenyldiphospho-muramoylpentapeptide beta-N-acetylglucosaminyltransferase yields MSELGQPLRVLIAGGGTGGHVIPALAIARELRDEHGAEMRFVGTARGLETRLVPEAGFPLELIRVGQLKNVSLATRVRTLADLPLGVVRCVELVRSFKPDVVVGVGGYASGPAMMAAILLQVPTLAFEPNAVPGLANRLVGQFVSAAAVNFEETRRYFRGATVTGIPVRREFFGIAPLPEAERARASSAGSISKDGLTSTRRLLVFGGSQGARVFNTVMPRIAKGLLEEVPGLRILHQTGKGQAESTEEAYGASGADPSRWKVATYLDDMPRRFADADLILCRSGASTVAELAAAGRPAVLVPFPGAADDHQMKNAEAFARVGAAELRVQAADDLMEAFLLSDLSRLLLDAGRLAEMGRRVRGLAHPDAVRVIGQMVATLAGR; encoded by the coding sequence GTGAGCGAATTGGGACAGCCATTGCGGGTTTTGATTGCGGGTGGTGGGACCGGAGGGCATGTTATTCCGGCGCTGGCGATTGCGCGGGAGTTGCGCGATGAGCATGGGGCCGAGATGCGGTTTGTGGGGACGGCGCGGGGGCTTGAGACGCGGCTGGTGCCGGAGGCTGGGTTTCCGCTGGAGTTGATTCGGGTGGGGCAGTTGAAGAATGTAAGTTTAGCGACGCGGGTGCGGACGCTGGCGGATCTTCCGCTTGGTGTTGTGCGGTGCGTGGAGTTGGTTCGGAGCTTCAAACCGGATGTCGTGGTGGGGGTGGGAGGGTATGCTTCGGGGCCCGCGATGATGGCGGCGATCCTGTTGCAGGTTCCTACATTGGCGTTCGAGCCGAACGCGGTGCCGGGGTTGGCGAACAGGCTGGTAGGGCAGTTCGTGTCGGCTGCCGCGGTGAACTTCGAGGAGACTCGGAGGTACTTTCGTGGTGCGACGGTGACCGGTATTCCGGTACGGCGGGAGTTTTTTGGGATAGCTCCGCTGCCCGAGGCGGAGAGGGCTCGTGCGTCTTCTGCAGGTAGCATCTCGAAGGATGGACTGACATCGACTCGGCGGCTGCTGGTGTTTGGCGGAAGCCAGGGGGCGCGTGTCTTCAATACGGTCATGCCGCGGATCGCAAAGGGGCTGCTCGAAGAGGTGCCCGGACTGAGGATTCTGCACCAGACAGGGAAGGGACAGGCGGAGTCGACGGAGGAGGCGTATGGGGCGAGTGGCGCGGACCCCTCTCGCTGGAAGGTGGCTACGTATCTTGACGATATGCCGAGGAGATTCGCCGATGCGGATCTGATTCTTTGCCGCAGCGGTGCGAGTACGGTCGCGGAGCTTGCCGCGGCGGGAAGACCGGCGGTGCTGGTGCCGTTTCCGGGAGCAGCGGATGACCACCAGATGAAGAATGCAGAGGCCTTCGCACGTGTCGGCGCTGCCGAGTTGCGAGTACAGGCTGCGGACGACCTGATGGAAGCGTTTTTATTGAGCGATCTTTCGCGGCTTTTGCTGGATGCCGGGAGACTGGCGGAGATGGGCCGGAGAGTTCGGGGGCTGGCCCATCCGGATGCGGTGCGGGTGATTGGGCAGATGGTGGCGACACTTGCAGGGCGTTGA
- a CDS encoding YXWGXW repeat-containing protein → MTFTRLFRNSVGAATLAGFTLAMPLLAQVQLYNPNDQYGSPAAQQAQQDPQYGAEQNNTAPPQYDQQYGAPQQYGDPNQGAPQQYGAPQPGQPQGIEQAPPPIPDYEQPPAPGDGYIWTPGYWAWTADGYQWVQGAWVAAPYTGALWTPGYWGFDDGYFWNAGYWGPYVGYYGGINYGFGYFGIGFYGGYWGGGRFYYNRAYCNVGRGWHGGNFYNHSYNGYSGHPGGASFTHVNSVANHGGASNAYRGSSINGRTFAQTNAGRTTAQGFGDHSIRSTPGGANTSYNGARAYNGGNTNYNANAGRSYTGGNANYNANAGRAYTGGNANYNANAGRSYTGGNAYAGSAYSGESRSYSQPAAVQSHSNYASAPHASYSGGGNYGGGSHGGGSSYSGGGGGGFHGGGGGGGGSHGGGGGGHR, encoded by the coding sequence ATGACGTTCACCCGCCTCTTCAGAAACTCCGTTGGAGCAGCAACACTCGCCGGCTTCACACTGGCCATGCCTCTTCTGGCCCAGGTTCAGCTGTACAACCCCAACGACCAGTACGGCTCGCCCGCCGCTCAGCAGGCTCAGCAGGATCCCCAATACGGAGCCGAGCAGAACAATACAGCACCCCCGCAATACGACCAGCAGTACGGTGCGCCGCAGCAATACGGCGACCCAAACCAGGGCGCCCCCCAGCAATACGGCGCACCGCAGCCCGGCCAACCTCAGGGCATCGAGCAGGCCCCACCCCCAATCCCCGACTACGAACAGCCCCCCGCCCCCGGCGACGGCTACATCTGGACCCCCGGCTACTGGGCCTGGACCGCTGACGGCTATCAATGGGTTCAAGGCGCCTGGGTAGCAGCTCCCTACACCGGAGCCCTCTGGACCCCCGGCTACTGGGGCTTTGACGACGGCTACTTCTGGAACGCCGGCTACTGGGGCCCCTACGTCGGCTACTACGGCGGCATCAACTACGGCTTTGGCTACTTCGGCATCGGTTTCTACGGCGGATACTGGGGCGGCGGACGCTTCTACTACAACCGCGCCTACTGCAACGTCGGCCGCGGCTGGCACGGCGGCAACTTCTACAACCACTCCTATAACGGATATTCCGGCCACCCCGGCGGCGCCAGCTTCACCCACGTCAACTCTGTCGCCAACCATGGCGGAGCTTCCAACGCCTACCGTGGCTCCAGCATCAACGGGCGCACCTTCGCTCAGACAAACGCTGGCCGCACCACTGCCCAGGGCTTCGGCGACCACAGCATACGTTCCACCCCCGGTGGCGCCAACACCTCTTATAACGGAGCCCGCGCCTACAACGGAGGCAACACCAACTACAACGCAAATGCAGGCCGTTCCTACACCGGAGGCAACGCCAACTACAACGCAAACGCAGGCCGCGCCTACACCGGAGGCAACGCTAACTACAACGCAAATGCAGGCCGTTCCTACACCGGAGGCAATGCCTACGCGGGAAGCGCCTACAGCGGCGAATCCCGCAGCTACTCGCAGCCGGCTGCCGTTCAAAGCCACAGCAACTACGCCAGTGCTCCCCACGCCTCATACTCTGGTGGAGGAAACTATGGTGGCGGTTCCCACGGCGGAGGCAGCAGCTACAGCGGTGGCGGCGGAGGAGGCTTCCACGGCGGTGGCGGTGGCGGCGGTGGATCACACGGCGGCGGTGGTGGTGGTCATCGCTGA